One stretch of Euphorbia lathyris chromosome 7, ddEupLath1.1, whole genome shotgun sequence DNA includes these proteins:
- the LOC136234865 gene encoding protein argonaute 5-like, translated as MFDFYLNSHASIKGTSRPAHYHVLFDENNFSADLLQMLTNSLCYTYARCTFFVSLVPPAYYAHLAAFRSHYNIEGETSDGSSSGPAAGGAGRNMPIRPLPAIKDNMKDVMFYC; from the exons ATGTTTGATTTCTACCTGAACAGTCATGCATCAATTAAG GGTACAAGTAGGCCTGCACATTACCATGTGCTGTTTGATGAAAACAACTTCAGTGCTGATTTACTGCAAATGCTCACCAATAGTCTCTGTTATAC CTATGCAAGGTGCACTTTCTTTGTTTCCTTAG TACCTCCTGCGTACTATGCCCATCTAGCGGCCTTTCGTTCCCATTATAACATCGAGGGTGAAACATCAGATGGGAGTTCAAGTGGTCCTGCTGCTGGTGGAGCTGGGAGGAACATGCCGATTAGGCCTCTGCCTGCTATTAAGGACAACATGAAAGACGTTATGTTTTATTGCTGA